In the Uranotaenia lowii strain MFRU-FL chromosome 1, ASM2978415v1, whole genome shotgun sequence genome, ATCACTGTCATCGAAGAAAAGTCATCCGGTTTTGGAACCGAATCCGATTCCGACTCGGAACTGGTCCCGGACAGCGCATTCTTGGTAGTTTCGAACCTGTGGCGCATTTGCAACTCTCCATCATCTTCGTCCTCTTCCTCAACCTTTTGTTTCTACCCCGCTTGCAGGATCTTACCGGAAGCGAAATCGATCGGGCCACTAAAACCGTTTGGGGCATTTTCGCCGGTTCCTATTAGCTGGCTCCAGCTTCTTCGGGAAGAACCCGCCTCCTCCATTCCCGCCTCTCGTCAACCCAAACGCCGTAGATTTGCTGGTTCTTGTCACTGCATTCATTTAACCTATCTACAACAACTTTCAAACGCTGGTTATGCTCTTCACGGTTATTCCCTTCAATGTAAATATCGTCTAGATATACCACAGTTCCTTCACACCCAGCCAAAATTTCCTCCATCACACGTTGGAATATTTCTGGGGCCGAAACCTAGAATCGTTTATATATTTTAGTCATTTGTAATCTAGccgataaattttgattgtatTACCAATCCAAACGGGAGTCTTTTGAATCTAAACAGTCCCCGGGTAGTGATAAATGTCGTTATATCCCGAGAATCTGGGGCTAGTTCCGTTTGGAGGAAAGCTTCACGTATGTCCAAACGACTTCGAACAGTACCTTTACCGATTCGGGCCAATATCTCATCGACCATCGGCATAGGATATCTTTCCCGCATGACTGCTTCGTTTACCCGTCTCAAATCTAAGCAAACCCGCTTTGCCAACAACGACTAACGGTGAAACCCATGAAGCTGGACCTTTTTTCACCTAAAATTACATGATGTCGTCGGAAAAGACGGATGAATTAGTTagcattgataaaaaataatatcagtTTAAATTTCTGTGTTATTTATTTCGTCGATCAAAGTTagtatatttatttgaaacattttctcttttagtttaaaaaacgataaaaatccaATTAAAATTAATCAGTTATTCACCTCAATAATATCCTGTTCTAGCAGCTGGTTCAATTTTCGATGCACGGCCTCTTCATATGGGATCGGAATCCGTCGGACTGGTTGAAAGACAGGCTTCATTGAGGGATCCATGTGTATGTTGACTTGAACATCCTTAATCTTGGCAAATACTTCTTTCGAATCCACTTGGTTGACATTCATGCCAACTTTCAGAACACCAAGCTGCTTGGCGGTTGTGTCACCAAGAAGGCTACGTTGGCCACCTTCAACCACGAAAAACAGAGCCTGCGAGGATCGTGTTCCGATTTCGATAAACCCTTTGAAAGTGCCCAAAATTGGTAATGGCTTATCGCTGCCATACGCCTTAATTACTTCCTTACATCCTTTTGTCATTTCACGCACTTGAACGTTCTGTGTTTTCATGTAATCCCATGTTTGTTGATCGATGATATTAATGTCGGATCCCGAATCCACTAACATCTTCAAGACAACGCCGCCTAGGTTGCACTCAAGAACGTTGCTGTTGTTTCCCAAATGAAAACAATAATACAGTTTATTTGTTTCTTCGTTAGGCTTCATCCCTGTTTGCTCAGTATTGTCTTCCTCCGGTAATGATGACCGTTCCATATAGTTGACAATCTTGTTATCATTTGGTTCCGAACACGATTGTTCCAAAAAACGAACTCGCTTCACCTTGTTTGGTTTCCAATTTGGATTGTTGCGTTTACGATCTGGACAAACAGATTCATAATGCCCAACTACATTACAACGACGACATTTCTTGTTACGAGCTCTACATTCTGTTGAGGAACTAATGTGTCCTTGTATACCGCAATTGAAACACCTAGCTCCACGTTGCCAATTAGTGTTTCCCGAGTTGAAAACGCTTGGTTTAGAGTGTTTGTTCTGTTTAACATCGACTTGAAAAACTTTCTCTGGCTGCTTTTCTGTATTGCATTGCCCAAAATCTTTAACTTGTTGTTCTACACTTTCGATCATGCCTCCGATTTCTTCGATCTCAGCCAGGCCTCGATCTTTTTGCAATATTCTCTTACGCAGTTCGTCAGAGGAACATCCTTCGATTATAGCATCGATCAA is a window encoding:
- the LOC129737711 gene encoding uncharacterized protein LOC129737711 translates to MGFFQIDHSRPLPPFRCEEIERNQLAREWRSWRSSLEVYFEAYDITDQNKMRANLLHLGGSQLQRVYNGLPDVDKVSLIAVKPNYYDTAVNKLNEYFEPGRQCVLGRRRLRSISQEKNERFAYFMLRLRQQLPDCGLDQYSVETQEVLSEILLIDAIIEGCSSDELRKRILQKDRGLAEIEEIGGMIESVEQQVKDFGQCNTEKQPEKVFQVDVKQNKHSKPSVFNSGNTNWQRGARCFNCGIQGHISSSTECRARNKKCRRCNVVGHYESVCPDRKRNNPNWKPNKVKRVRFLEQSCSEPNDNKIVNYMERSSLPEEDNTEQTGMKPNEETNKLYYCFHLGNNSNVLECNLGGVVLKMLVDSGSDINIIDQQTWDYMKTQNVQVREMTKGCKEVIKAYGSDKPLPILGTFKGFIEIGTRSSQALFFVVEGGQRSLLGDTTAKQLGVLKVGMNVNQVDSKEVFAKIKDVQVNIHMDPSMKPVFQPVRRIPIPYEEAVHRKLNQLLEQDIIEVKKGPASWVSPLVVVGKAGLLRFETGKRSSHAGKISYADGR